The Gammaproteobacteria bacterium genome contains a region encoding:
- a CDS encoding NAD-dependent epimerase — MKILITGTAGFIGNALAQKLLERGDEIIGIDNLNDYYDVNLKLARLDKIKSHNNFTEVKIDIEDRDAVAAIFKKHQPQRVVNLAAQAGVRYSLVNPHAYIDSNIVGFTNILEGCRHNSVEHLVYASSSSVYGANKKMPFSVHDNVDHPVSLYAASKKANELMAHTYSHLYQLPTTGLRFFTVYGPWGRPDMALFMFTKNILEGKPIDVFNYGKCKRDFTFIDDIVEGVTRTMDNISKPNPDWSGENPDCGTSYAPFKLYNIGNNQPVELQYFIDVIEKNLGIKAQRNMMPLQPGDVPETYANVDDLINDVGFKPATSIEDGIALFIEWYRDFYKI; from the coding sequence ATGAAAATTTTAATTACCGGAACAGCGGGTTTTATTGGCAACGCACTTGCACAAAAATTACTGGAAAGAGGTGATGAAATTATAGGCATTGACAACCTCAATGACTATTATGATGTCAATTTAAAACTGGCACGATTAGATAAAATAAAAAGCCATAACAACTTTACAGAAGTTAAAATTGATATTGAAGACCGTGATGCCGTTGCTGCGATTTTTAAAAAGCATCAGCCACAACGTGTCGTTAATCTGGCCGCTCAAGCGGGTGTTCGTTATTCACTTGTGAACCCTCATGCCTATATTGACAGCAATATTGTCGGTTTCACCAACATATTGGAAGGCTGTCGGCACAACAGTGTAGAGCACTTGGTTTATGCATCCAGCAGCTCTGTTTACGGCGCTAATAAAAAGATGCCATTCTCTGTGCATGATAATGTTGACCATCCCGTCAGCCTTTATGCAGCAAGTAAAAAAGCCAATGAGCTGATGGCACATACATACAGCCATCTCTACCAACTCCCTACGACCGGATTACGATTTTTCACCGTATATGGCCCGTGGGGTCGCCCTGATATGGCGCTTTTTATGTTTACTAAAAATATTCTCGAAGGCAAACCGATTGATGTATTCAACTACGGCAAGTGCAAACGTGATTTCACATTCATTGATGACATCGTAGAAGGTGTCACACGCACGATGGATAACATATCAAAACCTAATCCTGACTGGTCAGGAGAAAACCCCGACTGTGGAACCAGCTACGCGCCGTTCAAACTATACAACATAGGCAATAATCAGCCTGTTGAATTACAATATTTCATTGATGTTATTGAAAAGAATCTAGGGATCAAAGCACAAAGAAATATGATGCCACTACAACCCGGTGATGTGCCTGAAACCTACGCTAATGTTGATGATTTAATTAACGATGTTGGCTTTAAGCCCGCAACATCCATTGAAGACGGCATCGCACTCTTTATAGAGTGGTACAGAGATTTTTATAAAATATAA